One Natronomonas moolapensis 8.8.11 genomic region harbors:
- a CDS encoding DUF2070 family protein, with protein MTRTQGQLAALSRFVFRAPDWSTSLFLTLLVAAIVGVAAFDSGFFLDDAYFGMLYVGVPTAVAAFLTAPVDRLLGGQFTYNRSALLAFICELVVVAVLLVAAATAALAGVGQPFVLDALLVALASIFALRLFVIVAVSRRSPAAAAVPASIQTVVATGFVAAYDGSTDYVLLLALCAVYAAGVSFFVFAIDRPWRRSLGVSVLDFVRGFVGHVAEGSRELETFFEQVGERAVVPVTVLSIRRLGGTEKARFVLPMVHPGPIGEIGGGNLPERIAASADGLAFPPHATAGHDFNLVSERGVDTLLEATSSAADRIEYAREATPSRREAEGDSKFLGQAIGEDRLLVGTHAPEPADDVAFSVGLSIAAEASAGGDVMLVDAHNCNDGFDGAALGHVTPGSARSFDMIEAAGRLSERLGTAKRGELSVGVACEDTEWGREDGLGPLGLRAAVFEVRGHRTAYVVIDGNNMDPGLRERLLGAIDADDAEVMTTDTHVVTTVDATNQVGAAIDHDRLVEAVSRLVEAAAADLEPVEAGMATERAEVTVFGNDRTESLAATANAMVGMGGVLLAAIVGAATAVSLLVFVLIG; from the coding sequence ATGACCCGAACGCAGGGGCAGTTGGCGGCGCTGTCGCGGTTCGTCTTCCGGGCCCCCGACTGGTCGACGAGCCTGTTTTTGACGCTGCTCGTTGCCGCGATCGTCGGCGTCGCCGCCTTCGACTCCGGGTTCTTTCTCGACGACGCCTACTTCGGGATGCTCTACGTGGGAGTGCCGACCGCGGTCGCCGCGTTCCTCACTGCCCCGGTCGACCGGCTGCTCGGCGGGCAGTTCACCTACAACCGATCGGCGCTTTTGGCGTTCATCTGTGAGTTGGTCGTCGTCGCCGTCCTCCTCGTAGCGGCCGCGACAGCGGCGCTCGCCGGCGTCGGCCAGCCGTTCGTCCTCGACGCGTTGCTGGTCGCGCTCGCCTCGATCTTCGCGCTCCGGCTGTTCGTCATCGTCGCCGTCTCGCGCCGATCGCCGGCGGCGGCAGCGGTGCCCGCGAGCATCCAGACCGTCGTCGCGACGGGCTTTGTCGCCGCCTACGACGGGAGCACGGACTACGTCCTGTTGCTCGCGCTGTGTGCCGTCTACGCGGCCGGCGTCTCGTTTTTCGTGTTCGCCATCGACCGCCCGTGGCGACGGAGTCTCGGCGTGTCAGTGCTCGATTTCGTCCGCGGCTTCGTCGGCCACGTCGCGGAGGGCTCGCGGGAACTCGAAACGTTCTTCGAGCAGGTCGGCGAGCGGGCGGTCGTTCCGGTCACAGTGCTCTCGATCCGCCGGCTCGGCGGGACCGAAAAGGCGCGGTTCGTGCTCCCGATGGTTCACCCGGGCCCGATCGGCGAGATCGGCGGCGGGAACCTTCCCGAGCGGATCGCGGCGTCGGCCGACGGTCTCGCCTTCCCGCCGCACGCGACTGCCGGCCACGACTTCAACCTCGTCTCCGAGCGCGGGGTCGACACGCTCCTCGAGGCCACCTCGAGCGCCGCCGACCGGATCGAGTACGCTCGGGAGGCGACTCCGAGCCGACGGGAAGCGGAGGGCGACTCGAAGTTCCTCGGGCAGGCGATCGGCGAGGACCGCCTGCTCGTCGGCACCCACGCCCCGGAGCCGGCCGACGACGTCGCCTTTTCTGTCGGACTGTCGATCGCCGCCGAGGCGAGCGCCGGGGGTGACGTGATGCTCGTCGACGCCCACAACTGCAACGACGGGTTCGACGGGGCGGCGCTCGGGCACGTCACCCCCGGATCGGCCCGGTCGTTCGACATGATCGAGGCCGCCGGGCGGCTCTCGGAGCGACTCGGGACGGCCAAGCGGGGCGAACTGTCGGTCGGTGTCGCGTGCGAGGACACCGAGTGGGGCCGCGAAGACGGGCTCGGTCCACTCGGGCTCCGTGCCGCCGTCTTCGAGGTCCGGGGCCACCGGACGGCCTACGTGGTGATCGACGGCAACAACATGGACCCGGGGCTCAGAGAGCGGCTTCTCGGGGCTATCGACGCTGACGACGCCGAGGTGATGACGACCGACACACACGTCGTCACGACCGTCGACGCGACGAATCAGGTCGGGGCGGCGATCGACCACGACCGCCTCGTGGAGGCCGTCTCCCGGCTCGTCGAGGCGGCGGCAGCCGACCTCGAACCGGTCGAGGCCGGAATGGCGACAGAACGGGCCGAGGTGACCGTCTTCGGCAACGACCGGACCGAATCGCTGGCGGCGACGGCGAACGCGATGGTCGGCATGGGCGGAGTACTGTTGGCCGCCATCGTCGGCGCAGCGACGGCGGTGAGCCTGCTCGTGTTCGTGCTCATTGGGTGA
- a CDS encoding sensor histidine kinase produces MANNSLGQRRLAEQRDDLRLLNQVMRHDIRNDLQLIGAYAELLEDHVDEEGEEYLEIIKESTESATDLTTTARDLARVMLDVDCEVRSVSLEGVLAQQVEELRSGHPGAVVAIEGSIPDVEVAGNDMLGSVFRNLLSNAIQHSDETPPEVTVSAAERDETVEVRVADNGPGVPDAQKDEIFGRGEKGLESSGAGIGLYLVQSLLDTYGGDVFVDDNGPEGAVFVVELPVVG; encoded by the coding sequence ATGGCGAATAACTCCCTCGGGCAGAGGCGACTCGCCGAGCAGCGCGACGATCTCCGGTTGCTCAACCAGGTGATGCGCCACGACATCAGAAACGACCTCCAGTTGATCGGGGCGTACGCCGAACTCCTCGAGGACCACGTCGACGAGGAGGGCGAGGAGTACCTCGAAATAATCAAAGAGAGCACCGAGAGCGCGACCGATCTAACCACGACCGCCCGCGATCTGGCGCGGGTGATGCTCGACGTCGACTGCGAGGTCCGGTCGGTCTCGCTCGAGGGCGTCCTCGCCCAGCAGGTCGAGGAACTCCGGTCGGGTCATCCCGGCGCGGTGGTCGCCATCGAGGGGTCGATCCCCGACGTCGAGGTGGCCGGCAACGACATGCTCGGGTCGGTCTTTCGGAACTTGCTCTCGAACGCGATCCAACACAGCGACGAGACGCCGCCGGAGGTGACCGTCTCGGCGGCCGAGCGCGACGAGACCGTCGAGGTCCGGGTCGCGGACAACGGTCCCGGAGTCCCCGACGCACAGAAGGACGAAATCTTCGGACGGGGCGAGAAGGGTCTCGAGAGCTCCGGCGCCGGGATCGGGCTGTATCTGGTCCAATCGCTCCTCGACACCTACGGCGGCGACGTCTTCGTTGATGATAACGGCCCGGAAGGGGCCGTCTTCGTTGTCGAGTTGCCGGTCGTCGGCTGA
- the hisA gene encoding 1-(5-phosphoribosyl)-5-[(5-phosphoribosylamino)methylideneamino]imidazole-4-carboxamide isomerase, producing MFPSFEVVPAVDMQDGQVVQLVGGERGTARTYGDPIEAAERWVDAGARTIHIVDLDGAFDGERENADAVESIVDAVDVDVQLGGGIRTADDAIGLLEAGVDRVILGTAAVETPEIVGEIDASFPGSVIVSLDAKGGEVVVSGWTEGTGLDPAEAAVRYESEGAGAILFTDVDVEGQLEGIRRAPVEAVVDSVDIPVVASGGVSTLEDVRTLEDIGASAVVVGTALYEGRFTLEAAMRE from the coding sequence GTGTTTCCCTCATTCGAAGTCGTCCCCGCGGTCGATATGCAGGACGGACAGGTCGTCCAACTCGTCGGCGGCGAACGCGGCACCGCCAGAACGTACGGCGACCCAATCGAGGCGGCCGAACGGTGGGTCGACGCGGGCGCGCGGACGATCCACATCGTCGACCTCGACGGCGCGTTCGACGGCGAGCGCGAAAACGCCGACGCCGTCGAGTCGATCGTCGACGCGGTCGACGTCGACGTCCAACTGGGCGGCGGCATCCGGACGGCCGACGACGCGATCGGGCTGTTGGAAGCGGGCGTCGATCGGGTCATCCTGGGAACGGCGGCCGTCGAGACGCCCGAAATCGTCGGGGAGATCGACGCGTCGTTCCCCGGGAGCGTGATAGTGAGCCTCGACGCGAAGGGCGGCGAAGTCGTGGTCTCCGGGTGGACGGAGGGGACGGGTCTCGACCCCGCAGAGGCGGCCGTGCGATACGAGTCCGAGGGGGCGGGCGCGATCCTCTTTACCGACGTCGACGTCGAGGGGCAACTCGAGGGGATCCGGCGCGCCCCCGTCGAGGCGGTCGTCGATTCGGTCGACATCCCGGTCGTGGCCAGCGGTGGCGTCTCGACGCTGGAGGACGTGCGGACGCTCGAGGATATCGGCGCTTCGGCCGTCGTCGTCGGGACGGCGCTGTACGAGGGTCGATTCACCCTCGAGGCGGCGATGCGGGAGTGA
- a CDS encoding prefoldin subunit beta, producing MQGNLPPEAQEKIEELQDLQETAQQVAQQKQQAETQLRESETALETLDGIEGETQMYSEVGELLIETEYDEAYENLDEKVDSLEVRVETLDKQEERVREQFESLQDELQQMLQGGAGGGPMGPGGPGAGGA from the coding sequence ATGCAGGGTAACCTTCCGCCGGAGGCCCAAGAGAAGATCGAGGAGCTCCAAGACCTCCAAGAGACAGCACAGCAGGTCGCACAGCAGAAACAGCAGGCCGAAACGCAGCTTCGGGAGTCGGAGACGGCGCTGGAAACGCTCGACGGCATCGAAGGCGAGACCCAGATGTACAGCGAGGTCGGCGAGCTCCTCATCGAGACGGAGTACGACGAGGCCTACGAGAACCTCGACGAGAAGGTCGACAGCCTCGAGGTCCGCGTCGAGACGCTCGACAAACAAGAAGAGCGCGTCCGAGAGCAGTTCGAGAGCCTCCAAGACGAGCTCCAACAGATGCTGCAGGGCGGCGCGGGTGGCGGCCCGATGGGTCCCGGCGGCCCCGGTGCCGGCGGCGCGTAA
- the larE gene encoding ATP-dependent sacrificial sulfur transferase LarE encodes MNTEAKRDAALADLQAFDGALVAFSGGVDSAVVAALAAEALGDRAVACTAKSETLPADELEDAKRVAAEIGIRHEIVSFSELDSEAFARNDDDRCYHCRSMRLGKMFETARGLGIETVCDGTNASDPGEGHRPGLRAVEELNAYSPLLEADITKPEVRELAREYGLSVAEKPSMACLSSRIPTGLEVTEERLSRVEKAETLLRTWGFEQFRVRDHDGLARIEVGADELERALDPDFAAAVQDHLTDVGFEHVTLDLEGYRTGSVSPATTDGTGDERGTEGGAGDVFETEYPTPKR; translated from the coding sequence ATGAACACAGAGGCTAAACGCGACGCCGCGCTCGCGGACCTCCAAGCGTTCGACGGCGCCCTCGTCGCCTTCTCCGGCGGGGTCGACTCGGCCGTCGTCGCCGCCCTCGCCGCCGAGGCGCTCGGCGACCGGGCGGTCGCCTGCACCGCGAAAAGCGAGACGCTCCCCGCAGACGAACTCGAGGACGCAAAGCGGGTCGCAGCGGAGATTGGAATTCGCCACGAGATCGTCTCCTTCTCGGAGCTCGACAGCGAGGCGTTCGCCCGAAACGACGACGACCGCTGTTATCACTGCCGGTCGATGCGGCTCGGGAAGATGTTCGAGACCGCCCGGGGACTCGGGATCGAGACGGTCTGCGACGGGACGAACGCCTCCGACCCGGGAGAAGGCCACCGCCCCGGTCTCCGGGCCGTCGAGGAGCTGAACGCCTACTCGCCGCTTCTGGAGGCGGACATCACGAAGCCGGAGGTCCGCGAACTCGCCCGCGAGTACGGGCTCTCGGTCGCCGAGAAGCCCTCGATGGCGTGTCTCTCCTCGCGCATCCCGACGGGGCTTGAGGTCACCGAAGAGCGGCTGAGCCGGGTCGAAAAGGCCGAGACGCTGCTGCGGACGTGGGGCTTCGAGCAGTTCCGCGTCCGCGATCACGACGGGCTGGCGCGGATCGAGGTCGGGGCCGACGAACTCGAACGCGCGCTCGATCCCGACTTCGCGGCGGCGGTCCAAGACCACCTGACGGACGTCGGCTTCGAGCACGTGACGCTGGATCTGGAGGGGTACCGGACAGGAAGCGTCTCGCCGGCGACGACGGACGGGACGGGCGACGAACGGGGCACAGAGGGCGGGGCTGGCGACGTATTCGAGACGGAGTACCCGACGCCGAAGCGATAA
- the fer gene encoding ferredoxin Fer, translated as MPTVEYLNYEVLDDHGWGMDDEDLFESAADADLGDEDYGELDVAEGEYILEAAEAQGYDWPFSCRAGACANCAAIVKEGEIDMDMQQILSDEEVEEEMVRLTCIGSPAADEVKIVYNAKHLDYLQNRVI; from the coding sequence ATGCCAACCGTAGAATATCTCAACTACGAAGTACTGGACGACCACGGCTGGGGCATGGACGACGAGGACCTCTTCGAGAGCGCGGCCGACGCGGATCTCGGCGATGAGGACTACGGTGAACTCGACGTCGCCGAGGGCGAGTACATCCTCGAGGCGGCCGAAGCCCAGGGCTACGACTGGCCGTTCTCGTGCCGTGCCGGCGCGTGTGCGAACTGTGCGGCTATCGTCAAGGAGGGCGAGATCGACATGGATATGCAACAGATCCTCTCGGACGAGGAGGTCGAAGAGGAGATGGTCCGACTGACCTGCATCGGCAGCCCGGCGGCCGACGAGGTCAAGATCGTCTACAACGCCAAGCACCTGGATTACCTCCAGAACCGCGTCATCTGA
- a CDS encoding DUF3194 domain-containing protein has protein sequence MSETPPPNDAGPTDEAVAEAASDAAEGLVLSRYKQSEVTDLDVTVRFEEGVLEVDVYLNAPDDPDPEAVAEEAVEAAEAAVDELFED, from the coding sequence GTGAGCGAAACGCCACCCCCGAACGACGCGGGGCCGACCGACGAGGCGGTCGCCGAGGCCGCCTCGGATGCCGCCGAGGGACTCGTCCTCTCGCGGTACAAACAGTCCGAGGTGACCGACCTGGACGTGACCGTTCGGTTCGAGGAAGGCGTCCTCGAAGTCGACGTCTACCTCAACGCCCCCGACGACCCCGACCCCGAGGCAGTCGCGGAAGAGGCCGTCGAGGCCGCCGAAGCCGCCGTCGACGAGCTTTTCGAGGACTGA
- a CDS encoding histidine phosphatase family protein, whose protein sequence is MTRIVAVRHGETDWNREGRMQGWAPVSLNGTGREQATATGRWLAERYEFDRILASDLRRTRETAELLSESIDAPPTFESAWRERSLGVYQGLTRDTVESRYPEFGLDETAYRATEAVPEGGESLRGVHERVVERFENLRRGDGTTLVVTHGGPLCILLGHAKGHDLTTALSSHHLENCAVAEFRASGAGTTVVRENATAPGRQ, encoded by the coding sequence ATGACCCGCATCGTCGCCGTCCGGCACGGCGAAACCGACTGGAACCGCGAGGGTCGGATGCAGGGGTGGGCCCCCGTTTCCCTGAACGGGACGGGCCGCGAACAAGCGACCGCGACCGGCCGGTGGCTCGCGGAGCGCTACGAGTTCGACCGCATACTTGCGTCCGATCTCCGCCGGACGCGGGAGACGGCGGAACTCCTCTCGGAGTCGATCGACGCCCCCCCGACCTTCGAGTCGGCCTGGCGCGAACGCAGCCTCGGCGTGTATCAGGGGCTCACCCGGGATACCGTCGAGTCGCGGTACCCGGAGTTCGGCCTCGACGAGACGGCCTACCGGGCCACCGAGGCCGTCCCGGAGGGCGGGGAGTCCCTCCGGGGCGTCCACGAGCGCGTCGTCGAGCGATTCGAGAACCTCCGCCGTGGGGACGGGACGACGCTCGTCGTCACTCACGGCGGCCCGCTGTGTATCCTCCTCGGCCACGCGAAGGGACACGACCTGACGACGGCGCTGTCCTCGCACCACCTCGAGAACTGCGCCGTCGCCGAGTTCCGGGCCAGCGGCGCCGGGACGACAGTCGTCCGCGAGAACGCCACCGCGCCCGGGCGCCAGTAG